A part of Melittangium boletus DSM 14713 genomic DNA contains:
- a CDS encoding MBL fold metallo-hydrolase, producing MSETVQGAPPPPPVATPRLSAVVVPYRRTALGLELFWVKREKALRFAGGFYAFPGGKVDREDAEVPVRGASGRDAALRAAAARELLEEAGVLVAEGAERLGPDEVGALRRELLEGRGSWREALERHGLALRAEDLPDAGRWVTPEFAPVRFDTFFYLVEVGEHARAEWWPGELSEASWVTPAEALARWEAGTALLHPPALHVLRVLARFDTPERALAELGAPEHCPDFIAQRIEYQRGVRVFPLRTATLPPATHTNAYVLGEGELLIVDPGSGDEAELARLLAMVEGLVAEGARVKAVVLTHHHGDHTAGVRAVTERLGVPLWCHARTADRVEVPAARLLADGEVLELAGTPPQRWRVLHTPGHARGHLCLVDERTRAAVVGDMVAGVGSIVIDPPEGDMAEYLRQLARLRDWPVTTLHAAHGMAIPDGPGKLQEYLDHRAAREARILESVPAEGATLAEVVARAYVETPPFLLPVAERSALAVLLKLQDEGRVRESSGRYFRG from the coding sequence ATGAGCGAGACCGTTCAGGGCGCCCCGCCTCCGCCCCCCGTCGCGACGCCCCGGCTCTCGGCGGTGGTGGTGCCGTACCGCCGCACGGCCCTGGGGTTGGAGCTCTTCTGGGTCAAGCGCGAGAAGGCCCTGCGCTTCGCGGGGGGCTTCTACGCCTTTCCCGGGGGCAAGGTGGATCGCGAGGACGCGGAGGTGCCCGTGCGAGGCGCCTCGGGGCGGGACGCGGCGCTGCGGGCGGCGGCGGCGCGCGAGCTGCTCGAGGAAGCGGGGGTGCTGGTGGCCGAGGGCGCCGAGCGTCTGGGGCCCGACGAGGTGGGGGCGTTGCGCCGGGAGTTGCTGGAGGGGCGCGGCTCGTGGCGGGAAGCGCTCGAGCGCCATGGACTGGCCCTGCGGGCGGAGGATCTTCCGGACGCGGGACGGTGGGTGACGCCGGAGTTCGCGCCCGTGCGCTTCGACACCTTCTTCTACCTGGTGGAGGTGGGGGAGCACGCTCGGGCGGAGTGGTGGCCGGGGGAGTTGTCGGAGGCGTCCTGGGTGACGCCCGCCGAGGCCCTGGCGCGCTGGGAGGCGGGGACCGCGTTGCTCCACCCCCCCGCGCTGCACGTCCTGCGGGTGCTGGCGCGCTTCGACACGCCGGAGCGGGCCCTGGCGGAGCTGGGCGCGCCGGAGCACTGCCCGGACTTCATCGCGCAGCGCATCGAGTACCAGCGGGGGGTTCGGGTGTTTCCGCTGCGCACGGCCACGCTGCCTCCGGCCACGCACACCAACGCGTACGTGCTGGGCGAGGGCGAGCTGCTGATCGTGGACCCGGGCTCGGGGGACGAAGCCGAGCTGGCGCGGCTCCTGGCGATGGTGGAGGGGCTGGTGGCGGAGGGGGCCCGGGTGAAGGCGGTGGTGCTCACCCACCACCATGGGGACCATACGGCGGGGGTGCGCGCGGTGACGGAGCGGCTGGGCGTGCCTCTGTGGTGCCATGCGCGCACGGCGGATCGGGTGGAGGTGCCGGCGGCGCGGCTGCTGGCGGACGGCGAGGTGCTGGAGCTGGCGGGGACGCCGCCGCAACGTTGGCGGGTGCTGCACACGCCGGGGCATGCGCGGGGCCACCTGTGTCTGGTGGACGAGCGCACGCGCGCGGCGGTGGTGGGGGACATGGTGGCGGGCGTGGGCTCCATCGTCATCGATCCGCCCGAGGGCGACATGGCCGAGTACCTGCGGCAGCTCGCGCGGCTGCGGGACTGGCCGGTGACGACGCTCCACGCGGCGCACGGCATGGCGATTCCGGACGGGCCGGGCAAGCTCCAGGAGTACCTGGACCACCGGGCGGCACGCGAGGCACGGATCCTGGAGTCGGTGCCCGCGGAGGGGGCGACGCTCGCGGAGGTGGTGGCGCGGGCGTACGTGGAGACGCCGCCCTTCCTGCTGCCGGTGGCCGAGCGCAGCGCCCTGGCGGTGTTGCTCAAGCTCCAGGACGAGGGCCGCGTCCGGGAATCCTCCGGCCGCTACTTCCGGGGGTGA
- a CDS encoding HD domain-containing protein: MRIRDPIHGTIDVSGEEKAVIDSRFYQRLRHVRQLGFGDLAFPGATHTRHVHSLGAMHVASRVFQAVTGRSELPPEVRERFSAAVRLAVLCHDLGHMPLSHASERIAPQRALLRLPSWLDAVAEGDQATHEDFTAKLLLDSSLTPLIEENYGPLGITPEAAVGLITGAKPPRDPGFSHAGVDWTPLLRAIVSGELDADRMDYLLRDSFYTGVNYGRYDMDWLVSNLNPAVKDGRAHLALSRAAAFAFEDFLLSRHHMFISVYYHHTSVNFDAMLRRYYEEAPGEFEIPSDPEAFLHCDDVALWYTLRRSKNRWAQRIATRQGFKLLAQFTERDVGYDLDVLRSALVTGGFEHFTVESKGVLSKYFAEGSVPSLYIVDRSTGRLTEVSRYTPLYQRYSGAVRLTRLYVRPDQIEDARNMMARLLGQAVRE; the protein is encoded by the coding sequence ATGCGGATTCGTGACCCCATCCACGGCACCATCGATGTGAGTGGCGAGGAGAAGGCCGTCATCGACAGCCGGTTCTACCAACGGCTTCGCCACGTGCGGCAACTCGGCTTCGGCGACCTGGCATTCCCGGGCGCGACCCACACCCGGCACGTTCACTCGCTCGGCGCCATGCACGTCGCCTCCCGGGTCTTCCAGGCCGTCACCGGCCGCTCGGAGCTGCCCCCCGAGGTACGCGAGCGCTTTAGCGCCGCGGTGCGGCTCGCCGTGCTGTGCCATGACCTGGGCCACATGCCCCTGTCCCATGCCTCCGAGCGCATCGCCCCCCAGCGTGCCTTGCTGCGGTTGCCCTCCTGGCTGGACGCCGTGGCGGAAGGCGATCAAGCCACGCACGAAGATTTCACCGCCAAGCTTCTGTTGGATAGCTCCCTGACGCCGCTCATCGAGGAGAACTACGGCCCCCTGGGCATCACGCCCGAGGCGGCGGTGGGACTCATCACCGGCGCGAAGCCGCCGAGGGATCCGGGCTTCTCGCACGCCGGGGTGGATTGGACCCCCCTGCTGCGCGCCATCGTGTCGGGGGAACTGGACGCGGACCGGATGGACTATCTGCTGCGCGACTCCTTCTACACGGGCGTCAATTACGGCCGGTACGACATGGATTGGCTGGTGTCCAACCTGAACCCGGCGGTGAAGGACGGGCGCGCCCACCTGGCGCTGAGCCGGGCGGCGGCGTTCGCCTTCGAGGACTTCCTGCTCAGCCGCCACCACATGTTCATCTCGGTGTACTACCACCACACCTCGGTCAACTTCGACGCGATGCTGCGGCGCTACTACGAGGAGGCCCCCGGCGAGTTCGAGATTCCGTCCGACCCCGAGGCCTTCCTGCACTGCGATGACGTGGCGCTCTGGTACACGCTGCGCCGCTCGAAGAACCGGTGGGCCCAGCGCATCGCCACGCGCCAGGGCTTCAAGCTGCTCGCGCAATTCACCGAGCGGGATGTGGGCTACGACCTGGATGTGCTGCGCAGCGCCCTGGTGACGGGGGGCTTCGAGCACTTCACGGTGGAGTCCAAGGGTGTGCTCTCCAAGTACTTCGCGGAGGGCTCGGTCCCCAGCCTCTACATCGTCGACCGGTCCACCGGCCGGCTCACGGAGGTGTCGCGCTACACGCCGCTCTACCAGCGCTACAGCGGCGCGGTGCGGCTGACGCGCCTGTACGTGCGGCCGGATCAAATCGAGGACGCGCGCAACATGATGGCGCGGCTGCTCGGACAGGCGGTGCGGGAATGA
- a CDS encoding cytochrome c/FTR1 family iron permease, producing MKRTALLLLSLLFLAPLAHAQEGESDPRTWHRLVGILQYLQADYPAAVESQSDFELAEQRSFIAEANEAARELGRKGETFVARLEAIQQRVDKAEDPEGVSRDCGELVEDLVLAGGLARSPRVAPDLELGAKLYQESCAACHGVDGKAQVPIAETMEPRPANFQDPDVMSGITPYKAFNTTGFGVPGTPMPGFPTLTEQERWSVAFYLFTLRQPPCEGTPPRASLEKLANATDTELVQAHGQENLACLRRKMPDVDEERGLLVTREHVEQALQLASTGDMLGARNALLDAYLKGLEPVEVTLQARNPDLVLKLEKAFLSTRLAAENKSPHIQDEGRVLLSLLDEARRDSGDTMSFLSVIWLTLLILVREGFEASIIIAALLAMLRKMQAPEYARVVHAGWVSALGVGALAFIFGRHLMNGANREMLEGFAGLLAVFMLLYAALWLNARSNMSKFMGELREKMKGALGRGSMAGLFAIAFTSALRESVETAIFLQGLALDSATGVMWGCALGVVAITVLVIFVNRVGYKLPMKTLFKASTVLLVATAVMLLGKALHALQEVALVPIKPIPFVTIDLLGIYPDAMSLIPQGVLTAVPIALVLIKRRRENSARLADASSQG from the coding sequence GTGAAGCGCACCGCTCTACTGCTCCTGTCCCTCCTGTTCCTGGCGCCGCTGGCCCATGCCCAGGAGGGCGAGTCGGATCCGCGCACCTGGCACCGCCTGGTGGGCATCCTCCAGTACCTCCAGGCCGACTATCCGGCGGCGGTGGAATCCCAGTCGGACTTCGAGCTGGCCGAGCAGCGCAGCTTCATCGCCGAGGCCAACGAGGCGGCGCGGGAGCTGGGCCGCAAGGGCGAGACGTTCGTCGCGCGCCTGGAGGCCATCCAGCAGCGGGTGGACAAGGCGGAGGATCCCGAGGGCGTCAGCCGCGACTGTGGGGAGCTGGTGGAGGACCTGGTGCTGGCGGGAGGCCTGGCGCGCAGTCCCCGCGTGGCGCCGGACCTGGAACTGGGCGCGAAGCTCTACCAGGAGAGCTGCGCGGCCTGTCACGGCGTGGATGGCAAGGCGCAGGTGCCCATCGCGGAGACCATGGAGCCCCGGCCCGCCAACTTCCAGGATCCAGACGTGATGTCCGGCATCACACCGTACAAGGCCTTCAACACCACGGGCTTCGGCGTGCCCGGCACGCCCATGCCCGGCTTTCCCACGCTGACCGAGCAGGAGCGCTGGTCCGTCGCCTTCTACCTCTTCACGCTGCGCCAGCCGCCGTGCGAGGGCACACCGCCGCGCGCCTCGCTGGAGAAGCTCGCCAACGCCACGGACACGGAGTTGGTGCAGGCCCATGGCCAGGAGAACCTCGCGTGCCTGCGCCGCAAGATGCCCGACGTGGACGAGGAGCGCGGCCTGCTGGTGACGCGCGAGCACGTGGAGCAGGCGCTCCAGCTCGCCAGCACCGGGGACATGCTGGGCGCGCGCAACGCGCTGTTGGATGCGTACCTCAAGGGGCTCGAGCCGGTGGAGGTGACGCTCCAGGCGCGCAATCCGGATCTGGTGCTCAAGCTGGAGAAGGCCTTCCTGAGCACGCGGCTGGCCGCCGAGAACAAGAGCCCCCACATCCAGGACGAGGGGCGCGTGCTGCTGTCGCTCCTGGACGAGGCGCGCCGGGACAGCGGCGACACGATGAGCTTCCTGTCGGTCATCTGGCTCACCCTGCTCATCCTGGTGCGCGAGGGCTTCGAGGCCAGCATCATCATCGCCGCCCTGCTGGCGATGCTGCGCAAGATGCAGGCGCCCGAGTACGCGCGCGTGGTGCACGCGGGCTGGGTGTCCGCGCTGGGGGTGGGCGCGCTCGCCTTCATCTTCGGCCGGCACCTGATGAACGGCGCCAACCGGGAGATGCTCGAGGGCTTCGCCGGACTCCTGGCCGTGTTCATGCTGCTGTACGCGGCGCTGTGGCTCAACGCGCGCTCCAACATGAGCAAGTTCATGGGCGAGCTGCGCGAGAAGATGAAGGGAGCGCTCGGCCGCGGCAGCATGGCGGGCCTGTTCGCCATTGCCTTCACCTCCGCGCTGCGCGAGAGCGTGGAGACGGCCATCTTCCTGCAAGGGCTCGCGCTGGACTCGGCGACGGGCGTGATGTGGGGCTGCGCGCTGGGCGTGGTGGCCATCACCGTGCTCGTCATCTTCGTCAACCGCGTGGGCTACAAGCTGCCCATGAAGACGCTCTTCAAGGCGTCCACGGTGCTGCTGGTGGCCACCGCCGTCATGCTCCTGGGCAAGGCCCTGCACGCCTTGCAGGAGGTGGCCCTGGTGCCCATCAAGCCCATCCCCTTCGTCACCATCGACCTGCTCGGCATCTACCCGGACGCGATGTCGCTCATCCCCCAGGGGGTGCTCACCGCGGTGCCCATCGCCCTGGTGCTCATCAAGCGGCGCCGGGAGAACTCGGCGCGCCTGGCGGACGCGTCGTCCCAGGGGTGA
- a CDS encoding GNAT family N-acetyltransferase translates to MLVADRDGAIVGYVCYGPTPMTEGTYDLYWIASDPQVRGQGVGASLVSGMEGDLRRQKARIIRVETSATEAYGPTRGFYASMKYNEEARIRDFYKVGDDLIILTKRV, encoded by the coding sequence GTGCTCGTCGCGGACCGGGACGGCGCCATCGTGGGCTACGTCTGCTACGGCCCCACGCCGATGACGGAAGGGACGTACGATCTGTATTGGATCGCCTCGGATCCCCAGGTCCGGGGCCAGGGCGTGGGGGCCTCGCTGGTGTCCGGCATGGAAGGCGACCTGCGCCGCCAGAAGGCGCGCATCATCCGCGTGGAGACGAGCGCCACCGAGGCCTACGGCCCCACGCGCGGCTTCTACGCCTCCATGAAGTACAACGAGGAGGCGCGCATCCGCGACTTCTACAAGGTCGGCGACGACCTCATCATCCTCACCAAGCGGGTCTGA
- a CDS encoding dihydrofolate reductase — protein sequence MTLCAIVAMASNRCIGRDNALPWRLPEDLKRFKRLTLGHTLIMGRKTYESIGRPLPGRRTLVVTHQRGWAVPEGVHVAHSLDEALEQAGGGEVFIAGGAQLYAQAMERVRRLYLTRIERAYEGDTFFPEVDLSGWRLSAEEHHAATDTTPPFAFLTYER from the coding sequence ATGACCCTGTGCGCCATCGTGGCCATGGCCTCCAACCGGTGCATCGGCCGGGACAACGCCCTGCCCTGGCGCCTGCCGGAAGACCTCAAGCGCTTCAAGCGGCTCACGCTCGGGCACACGCTCATCATGGGCCGCAAGACGTACGAGTCCATCGGCCGGCCGCTGCCCGGGCGACGCACCCTCGTGGTGACGCACCAGCGCGGCTGGGCGGTGCCCGAGGGAGTCCACGTGGCGCACTCGTTGGACGAGGCCCTCGAGCAAGCGGGCGGCGGCGAGGTCTTCATCGCCGGAGGCGCGCAGCTCTACGCCCAGGCGATGGAGCGGGTGAGGCGGCTGTACCTCACGCGCATCGAGCGCGCGTACGAGGGAGACACCTTCTTTCCCGAGGTGGACCTGTCCGGATGGCGGCTGAGCGCCGAGGAGCACCACGCGGCCACGGACACCACACCGCCCTTCGCGTTCCTCACCTACGAGCGATAG
- a CDS encoding glutathione S-transferase family protein translates to MIKIYNFERGARGMRVAWQCEEMGLPYEVEKVSFPTSEAYRARHSLGTVPFLEDEGGVALAESIAIMLYLARTYGPTPLLPDEDAPLLARVLHLTVFSEATLGAGLNTLMAAHFAAPETDKRNWSVRVQEKRTEEAIQYVVQQLGDGPYLAGARFSLADIAVSTTLGLWRGALGKTLPDPLAAYQERLAARPAHQRASKATRG, encoded by the coding sequence GTGATCAAGATCTACAACTTCGAGCGGGGCGCACGCGGAATGCGAGTGGCCTGGCAATGCGAGGAGATGGGGCTGCCCTACGAGGTCGAGAAGGTGTCCTTCCCGACGAGCGAGGCCTATCGCGCACGCCATTCCCTGGGCACGGTGCCTTTCCTCGAGGACGAAGGCGGCGTGGCGCTCGCCGAGTCCATCGCCATCATGCTCTACTTGGCACGGACGTACGGCCCCACGCCGCTGCTGCCGGACGAGGACGCCCCGCTCCTCGCGCGCGTGCTGCATCTGACGGTGTTCAGCGAGGCCACGCTGGGCGCGGGACTCAACACCCTCATGGCCGCGCACTTCGCGGCGCCCGAGACGGACAAGCGCAATTGGTCGGTGCGCGTGCAGGAGAAACGCACCGAGGAGGCCATCCAATACGTGGTCCAACAACTCGGCGACGGGCCGTATCTCGCGGGCGCCCGGTTCTCGCTCGCCGACATCGCCGTGAGCACCACCCTGGGCCTCTGGCGCGGCGCCCTGGGCAAGACGCTCCCGGACCCGCTCGCCGCCTATCAGGAGCGGTTGGCGGCACGGCCCGCACATCAGCGCGCATCGAAGGCCACGAGGGGCTGA
- a CDS encoding transglutaminase-like domain-containing protein, whose translation MQCKKQDPVPTAAPPPARSAEVSAPSAQAPGALSDVVKARRPQGGEYLGLYLVDKKVGYLFTDLGVIPGREDRVRSINELHFKANVGSRLSERIHREERIYEARPGGRLLAFTIEQRGDGGTQTLVGNVTPSGISVVRKRPGLADETVSLPATKEVVEDADPVRVALLRQANVSGHMLDGTDLGTYPFDVTVQPTEQRLLSGVQVKVGKAVMVSEKEKVPVTSYVAEEGQVLEMEYGQTMKARAEPEAVAKRLDLVEVFGLTRVVLPRLLPEEAKGIPGQVKLVMENLPEKFQQDTYRQKYQAQADGKVLVTLSARAPEPKALKPRPLKDPEGGKNLETSIIIESDNPRIRELAEQLVGPEKDAYTAAKAIVAWVAQNLKKDYGASADRATDVLRQRKGDCTEHSLLTVSLLRAAGIPARRVDGVIYMVNQDGVPALYWHEWVEAFVGEWTQMDPTFDQAVADATHFGVGQEGNAEITPLIGTLKVVEVK comes from the coding sequence GTGCAGTGCAAGAAGCAGGACCCCGTGCCCACGGCGGCCCCTCCTCCGGCGCGGTCGGCCGAGGTCTCCGCCCCATCGGCCCAGGCCCCCGGCGCGCTCTCCGACGTGGTGAAGGCGCGCCGCCCCCAGGGCGGGGAGTACCTGGGGCTCTACCTGGTGGACAAGAAGGTGGGCTACCTCTTCACGGACCTGGGTGTCATCCCGGGCCGGGAAGACCGGGTGCGCTCCATCAACGAGCTGCACTTCAAGGCGAACGTGGGCTCGCGCCTGTCCGAGCGCATCCACCGCGAGGAGCGCATCTACGAGGCCCGGCCCGGAGGCCGGCTGCTGGCCTTCACCATCGAGCAGCGCGGCGACGGCGGAACCCAGACGCTGGTGGGCAATGTCACGCCCTCGGGCATCAGCGTGGTGCGCAAGCGGCCCGGGCTCGCGGACGAGACGGTGAGCCTGCCCGCCACGAAGGAAGTGGTGGAGGACGCGGACCCCGTGCGGGTGGCCCTGCTGCGCCAGGCGAACGTGAGCGGCCACATGCTGGATGGGACGGACCTGGGCACCTACCCCTTCGACGTGACGGTGCAGCCCACGGAGCAGCGGCTCCTCAGCGGCGTGCAGGTGAAGGTGGGCAAGGCGGTCATGGTCTCCGAGAAGGAGAAGGTGCCCGTCACCAGCTACGTGGCCGAGGAGGGACAGGTCCTGGAGATGGAGTACGGGCAGACGATGAAGGCCCGTGCCGAGCCCGAGGCGGTGGCCAAGCGGCTGGATCTGGTGGAGGTCTTCGGCCTGACCCGCGTGGTGCTGCCCCGGCTGTTGCCCGAGGAGGCCAAGGGCATTCCCGGCCAGGTGAAGCTGGTGATGGAGAACCTGCCGGAGAAGTTCCAGCAGGACACCTACCGCCAGAAGTACCAGGCCCAGGCGGACGGGAAGGTCCTGGTGACGCTGTCGGCGCGAGCCCCCGAGCCGAAGGCCCTCAAGCCGAGGCCGCTCAAGGATCCCGAGGGAGGCAAGAACCTCGAGACGTCCATCATCATCGAGAGTGACAACCCGCGCATCCGCGAGCTGGCCGAGCAGTTGGTGGGCCCGGAGAAGGACGCCTACACGGCGGCGAAGGCGATCGTCGCCTGGGTGGCCCAGAACCTGAAGAAGGACTACGGAGCGAGCGCGGACCGGGCCACGGACGTGCTGCGTCAGCGCAAGGGCGACTGCACGGAGCACTCGCTGCTGACGGTGTCGCTCCTGCGCGCGGCGGGCATTCCCGCCCGGCGCGTGGACGGGGTCATCTACATGGTGAACCAGGACGGCGTGCCGGCGCTCTACTGGCACGAGTGGGTGGAGGCCTTCGTGGGAGAGTGGACCCAGATGGACCCGACCTTCGACCAGGCGGTGGCGGACGCCACGCACTTCGGCGTGGGCCAGGAGGGCAACGCGGAGATCACCCCCCTCATCGGCACGCTCAAGGTCGTCGAGGTGAAGTAG
- a CDS encoding D-alanine--D-alanine ligase family protein: MHIAILYNRDHEQLEDDPGREARADVTRVASALAEALAQEGTRVDPVAVEGSRLEFVDVLARLRPDLVINLCESVAADSRAETVVPCLLDMLGLPYTGSSALTLGLALHKDKAKELLRARGVPTPGFARVDRLEDLEGLELPFPLIVKPAREDASMGITRDSVVHDPAALRQAVALVLKTFHQPAIVEQFIPGREIYVPLLGNTPRQALPLTEIRFGRLFDDRPNIVTYSGKWETGSPEYTNTPSAPCLLEDATLEARLVKTAMEAFSALDGQDYGRVDLRVTPEGMPYVIDINPNCDLHPEAGFAKAALSAGMDYRALARKLVEVALERTHGHPTPRRKGSGVARLPDPSNRNVLHGGKGLRGRTRRSRAAAE, encoded by the coding sequence ATGCACATCGCCATTCTGTACAACCGAGACCATGAGCAGTTGGAGGACGACCCGGGTCGGGAGGCGCGAGCAGACGTGACGCGCGTGGCGTCCGCCCTGGCGGAGGCCCTGGCCCAGGAGGGAACCCGGGTCGACCCGGTCGCCGTGGAGGGCTCCCGGCTGGAGTTCGTGGACGTGCTCGCCCGCCTGCGGCCCGACCTGGTCATCAACCTCTGTGAGTCCGTGGCGGCGGACAGCCGGGCGGAAACAGTCGTGCCCTGTCTGCTGGACATGCTCGGGCTGCCCTACACGGGCTCCTCGGCCCTGACGCTGGGGCTGGCGCTGCACAAGGACAAGGCCAAGGAACTGCTCAGGGCCCGGGGCGTGCCCACGCCGGGCTTCGCGCGGGTGGACCGGCTCGAGGACCTCGAGGGGCTGGAGCTGCCCTTCCCGCTCATCGTCAAGCCCGCGCGCGAGGATGCCAGCATGGGCATCACCCGCGACTCCGTGGTGCACGACCCGGCCGCCCTGCGCCAGGCGGTGGCCTTGGTCCTCAAAACCTTCCACCAGCCCGCCATCGTCGAGCAGTTCATTCCTGGACGCGAAATCTACGTGCCCCTGCTGGGCAACACGCCCCGCCAGGCCCTGCCGCTCACGGAGATCCGCTTCGGCCGGCTCTTCGACGACCGGCCCAACATCGTCACCTACTCGGGCAAGTGGGAGACGGGCTCTCCCGAATACACGAACACACCCTCGGCGCCCTGCCTCCTGGAAGACGCGACGCTGGAGGCCCGGCTCGTGAAGACGGCGATGGAGGCCTTCTCGGCGCTCGACGGCCAGGACTACGGACGCGTGGACCTCCGGGTGACCCCCGAGGGCATGCCCTACGTCATCGACATCAACCCCAACTGTGATCTCCACCCCGAGGCGGGTTTCGCCAAGGCCGCTCTCTCGGCGGGGATGGACTACCGCGCCCTGGCCAGGAAACTGGTGGAGGTCGCGCTGGAGAGAACCCATGGACATCCGACCCCTCGAAGGAAAGGATCGGGAGTTGCTCGCCTCCCTGATCCGTCGAATCGAAACGTTCTCCACGGAGGAAAAGGACTGCGCGGTCGAACTCGTCGATCTCGCGCTGCAGCCGAATAA
- a CDS encoding LysM peptidoglycan-binding domain-containing protein yields the protein MSNYRIRQGDTLSALAGRFKTSVSELARINKIANPNLIYAGKTLRIPGHGRSDSFEPAKGGGTKGSGGAGRSGGAKGSGQVNESRGAGSPGQATAAMRKLANAGRAAAMGMGGYNSQGLCATGVSRAIQNAFGFKVWGNGNQIDNNLPRDKFKQVNMSLAEALKIPGLVLTWEKTSSRAGSIYGHTAITTGDGRSSVSDFIERNTLGAGGRTGLKIFMPTM from the coding sequence ATGTCCAACTACCGCATTCGCCAGGGCGACACCCTCTCGGCTCTCGCAGGTCGTTTCAAGACCAGCGTCTCGGAGCTGGCGCGCATCAACAAGATCGCCAACCCGAACCTCATCTACGCGGGCAAGACCCTGCGCATCCCGGGTCACGGCCGGAGCGACAGCTTCGAGCCCGCCAAGGGCGGCGGCACGAAGGGGTCCGGTGGCGCGGGACGCAGCGGCGGCGCGAAGGGCAGCGGGCAGGTCAATGAGAGCCGTGGCGCCGGGAGCCCGGGCCAGGCGACCGCCGCGATGCGCAAGCTCGCGAACGCCGGCCGCGCGGCCGCGATGGGCATGGGCGGGTACAACAGCCAGGGCCTGTGCGCCACCGGCGTGAGCAGGGCCATCCAGAACGCCTTCGGCTTCAAGGTCTGGGGCAACGGCAACCAGATCGACAACAACCTGCCGCGTGACAAGTTCAAGCAGGTCAACATGTCGCTCGCCGAGGCGCTGAAGATTCCGGGTCTCGTCCTCACCTGGGAGAAGACCTCGTCGCGCGCGGGCAGCATCTACGGCCACACCGCCATCACCACCGGCGACGGCCGCTCGTCCGTGAGCGACTTCATCGAGCGCAACACGCTCGGCGCCGGTGGCCGCACCGGCCTGAAGATCTTCATGCCGACGATGTAG
- a CDS encoding thymidylate synthase: MKQYLALLEHVLHHGTKKSDRTGTGTLSIFGHQMRFDLSQGFPLVTTKKLHLKSIIHELLWMLAGGTNVRALQAHGVTIWDEWANAEGELGPIYGHQWRSWSTPDGGSVDQMTQLVKGLRENPDSRRHLVSAWNVADLPAMKLPPCHILFQFYVADGKLSCQLYQRSADIFLGLPFNIASYALLTMMVAQVTGLQAHEFIHTTGDAHLYLNHLEQAREQLQREPRPLPRMTINPDVRSLFDFKYEDFTLGGYEPHPAIKAPVAV; encoded by the coding sequence ATGAAACAGTACCTCGCCCTGCTCGAGCACGTGCTGCATCACGGGACGAAGAAGAGCGACCGCACCGGCACCGGCACGCTGAGCATCTTCGGCCACCAGATGCGCTTCGATCTCTCCCAGGGCTTTCCCCTGGTGACGACGAAGAAGCTGCACCTCAAGTCCATCATCCACGAGCTGCTCTGGATGCTCGCGGGGGGCACGAACGTGCGCGCGCTCCAGGCCCACGGCGTCACCATCTGGGACGAGTGGGCCAACGCCGAGGGAGAACTCGGCCCCATCTACGGCCACCAGTGGCGCTCCTGGTCCACGCCCGACGGGGGCTCCGTCGATCAGATGACCCAGCTCGTCAAGGGACTGCGCGAGAATCCCGACTCGCGCCGGCACCTGGTGAGCGCGTGGAACGTGGCGGACCTTCCCGCGATGAAGCTGCCGCCCTGCCACATCCTGTTCCAGTTCTACGTGGCGGACGGGAAGCTGTCCTGCCAGCTCTACCAGCGCAGCGCGGACATCTTCCTCGGCCTGCCCTTCAACATCGCCTCCTACGCCCTGCTGACGATGATGGTGGCGCAGGTCACGGGGCTCCAGGCGCACGAGTTCATCCACACCACGGGGGATGCGCACCTGTACCTCAACCACCTGGAGCAGGCGCGCGAGCAGCTTCAGCGCGAGCCCCGGCCCTTGCCTCGGATGACGATCAACCCCGACGTGCGCTCGCTCTTCGACTTCAAGTACGAGGACTTCACGCTGGGTGGCTACGAGCCGCACCCCGCCATCAAGGCGCCGGTCGCCGTATGA